In one window of Drosophila mauritiana strain mau12 chromosome X, ASM438214v1, whole genome shotgun sequence DNA:
- the LOC117146960 gene encoding uncharacterized protein LOC117146960, which produces MSASAARGSTSLLKRAWNEIPDIVGGSALALAGIVMATIGVANYYAKDGDNRRYKLGYVVYRHDDPRALKVRNDEDD; this is translated from the coding sequence ATGTCCGCATCCGCTGCCCGAGGCTCCACATCGCTGCTGAAGCGCGCCTGGAACGAGATTCCGGACATCGTCGGCGGATCCGCCTTGGCCCTCGCCGGAATCGTTATGGCCACCATCGGAGTGGCCAACTACTATGCCAAGGACGGCGATAACCGGCGCTACAAGCTCGGCTACGTTGTCTACCGCCACGACGATCCGCGCGCCCTGAAGGTGCGCAACGACGAGGATGACTAG
- the LOC117147630 gene encoding uncharacterized protein LOC117147630, translating to MAGSSSINALLAKQMSLGEEIQSLIRNYKKDSAQRKSKLGYFEGRLCKLQYLWNAFTDGQNTIKTRNEKTEMEHTYFKTNFFVKIKTLVISYIGEFIQKLPTIENDTENVHVLGKDTRHVTASPENSDAEFDSKLQEQRQSMDRIEEIIQNLERVTRNGINPIILPYLTLMKKMHAEMNQVDM from the coding sequence ATGGCCGGATCGTCGAGCATTAATGCGCTGTTGGCCAAGCAAATGAGTTTGGGCGAGGAAATTCAGAGCCTCATTCGCAATTATAAAAAGGATTCGGCTCAACGGAAATCTAAACTTGGATATTTTGAAGGGCGACTATGCAAATTGCAATATTTGTGGAATGCATTTACCGATGGGCAAAATACTATTAAAACTCGCAACGAAAAGACGGAAATGGaacatacatattttaaaaCCAACTTCTTTGTCAAAATAAAGACTTTGGTAATTTCATATATAGGAGAATTCATTCAGAAACTGCCCACAATAGAAAATGATACCGAAAACGTGCACGTATTGGGAAAGGATACTAGACACGTGACCGCATCGCCGGAGAATTCTGACGCTGAGTTCGATTCTAAACTTCAAGAGCAGCGGCAATCTATGGACAGAATTGAggaaattatacaaaatttggAACGCGTGACAAGGAATGGGATTAACCCGATCATTTTACCCTATTTAACACTAATGAAAAAAATGCATGCGGAAATGAATCAAGTAGACATGTAA
- the LOC117146958 gene encoding uncharacterized protein LOC117146958, translating into MDIFESFCRTCGNECLESLSIYDESALVLDKMVPIADMLASCLPVSLPPLDPEDDYPKQICRICVKKLSMAYEFSHQWLCAHGEFNVALKFEQRRRRSQASKSQSHTQTQTHPVEPRNEQLPTVLVEAVSTKRATAPPTTAANSSSDSIPAFKCGICIECFYTEKACKFHLKFSHKDL; encoded by the exons ATGGACATCTTCGAGAGCTTCTGTCGCACGTGCGGGAACGAGTGCCTGGAATCGTTGTCCATTTACGATGAGAGTGCCCTAGTGCTGGACAAGATGGTGCCCATTGCGGATATGCTAGCGTCCTGCCTGCCCGTCTCCTTGCCTCCACTGGATCCAGAGGACGACTATCCCAAGCAGATCTGCCGCATCTGCGTGAAGAAGCTGTCGATGGCCTACGAGTTCAGCCACCAGTGGCTGTGCGCCCACGGCGAGTTTAACGTGGCCCTAAAGTTCGAGCAGCGCAGAAGGCGCAGCCAGGCCAGCAAATCCCAGTCGCACACGCAGACCCAAACTCATCCGGTGGAGCCGAGGAATGAGCAATTGCCCACGGTGTTGGTGGAAGCAGTGTCGACTAAAAGAG CAACTGCTCCTCCCACCACCGCGGCCAACTCCAGCAGCGACTCCATACCGGCCTTCAAGTGCGGTATCTGCATCGAATGTTTTTACACGGAGAAGGCCTGCAAATTCCACTTAAAGTTCTCGCACAAGGATCTTTAA
- the LOC117148741 gene encoding E3 ubiquitin-protein ligase TRIM33 isoform X2 yields the protein MTTVEEPVQAVDTVDPCPPGIPNLKTVLSDDASNSSVLEDIDVSNTSSSSSSSSSSSSSSGSCSGSGTDTDTGKGSSNVGSLDVTSSSSIGSETSISSTGSTAIAGPSALLDDSNSSGLGLVVDVDSNGSSQELSSHGVTELDSLEDSCSGLMIKDGDKLCKLCSLRLVMPRILSCLHVFCEDCLQSVVSKDTMAASSPNSCSSSSFDGSEHHHRLSALLIECPVCKQETPLGPKGIKALPCDYIVTNILDLSNLESEHIVCTSCKSKEEAISRCNDCANFLCNGCDNAHKYMRCFENHHVVRIEDLTKNVHDKLIIHKPVFCRQHVSENLKYYCFTCQVPTCNDCLLSDHKGSDHHYETATVAEQAVRADLEETLSDTLKKADYCNDAGSNLGSALTELQSQHDTVRQQIEDAYKSYKRMLESIKDQMLNELGRLHSDRELKIMDLMQSMENTMGKLQHAAQFGQRAVEKANSIEFLLLKPIISAQCLNLMEQTPKCDVNYQLQFDSKPEMFEQFAREMFGKFQTDHIDSSPKKLGMTQQLQQQQQQQVQQQQHQHQHQVQQQQQHQQQQQQQQQQVQHQQQQQKLQLQQQQQHQHNSNNLIVGHRGSSSVQGRLTSAVFSPISLPSSLQSSFDGDTNSVMTNFSMMDSPPQPSSQQQLPSAQQQSQQQQQQQQQQQAAVVLQQVQQQQKHQQHQVQQQQQQQGLHQPTSAQSMPQQLGQLVAPQGIVQQAGHVNLNAGPGPNISINGLGAGGPPPSFSMLEYNISRLASLTETMPDTLNDALAVGGGAAGPVPNVVAQVPGGSAVTGGAVVGASHAHQQQSQAVMPASAVTPTQPITLADILSGDQRALNNLQALAKLGLNNNDFCMPPATSPSLQSLNPIVGGVEDMGLNNFHAVAAPGTTSVVTGRNKATPMQIRCKFGSLGTAKGQFNSPHGFCLGVDEEIIVADTNNHRIEVFDKMGALKFQFGVAGKEEGQLWYPRKVAVMHNNGKFVVCDRGNERSRMQIFSKCGHFMRKIAIRYIDIVAGLAVTAKGHIVAVDSVSPTVFVISEEGELVRWFDCSDYMREPSDIAIRDNDFYVCDFKGHCVAVFQDDGTFLYRIGNEKVTCFPNGIDISNAGDVLIGDSHGNRFHVACYSREGALQSEFECPHVKVSRCCGLKITSEGYVVTLAKNNHHVLVLNTLYVH from the exons ATGACTACTGTGGAGGAGCCTGTCCAGGCGGTTGACACGGTCGATCCGTGTCCTCCGGGGATTCCCAATCTGAAAACCGTTCTCAGCGACGATGCCTCGAACTCATCGGTGCTGGAGGACATCGATGTGAGCAACACGAGCAGCAGTAGCTCCAGTTCtagcagctccagctccagctctgGTTCCTGCTCTGGGTCGGGCACCGATACGGACACCGGCAAGGGCAGCAGTAATGTTGGCAGTCTGGATGTGACCAGCTCTTCGAGCATTGGTTCGGAGACCTCCATCTCATCGACGGGCTCCACAGCCATTGCAGGACCATCCGCTTTGCTAGACGATTCGAACTCATCCGGACTGGGCCTGGTGGTGGATGTGGATAGCAACGGGAGCAGCCAGGAGCTAAGCAGCCACGGCGTCACCGAGCTGGACTCGCTGGAGGACTCGTGCAGCGGCCTAATGATCAAGGATGGGGATAAGCTATGCAAGCTGTGCAG CTTACGCCTCGTGATGCCGCGCATCTTGTCTTGCCTGCACGTATTCTGTGAGGACTGCCTGCAGTCAGTGGTATCGAAGGACACGATGGCGGCCAGCTCGCCCAACAGCTGCTCCTCGTCTTCGTTCGATGGCAGTGAGCACCACCACCGTCTGTCCGCTCTGCTCATCGAGTGCCCCGTGTGCAAGCAGGAGACACCGCTGGGACCCAAGGGGATCAAGGCACTACCCTGCGACTATATCGTGACCAATATACTGGACCTCTCCAATTTGGAGTCTGAGCACATTGTGTGCACGTCGTGCAAGAGCAAAGAGGAGGCCATTTCGCGTTGCAACGACTGCGCCAACTTTCTGTGCAATGGCTGCGATAACGCCCATAAGTATATGCGTTGCTTCGAAAATCACCATGTTGTGCGCATCGAGGATCTAACCAAGAACGTCCACGACAAGCTGATCATACACAAGCCAGTGTTCTGCCGCCAGCACGTAAGCGAGAATCTCAAGTACTATTGCTTCACCTGCCAGGTGCCCACGTGCAATGATTGCCTGCTGAGCGATCACAAGGGCAGCGACCATCATTATGAGACGGCCACGGTGGCGGAGCAGGCGGTGCGAGCCGATCTCGAGGAAACTCTGAGTGATACGCTCAAGAAGGCCGACTACTGCAACGATGCGGGTAGCAATCTGGGCAGTGCCCTCACCGAACTCCAGTCACAGCACGATACTGTGCGGCAGCAAATCGAGGATGCCTACAAGTCCTACAAGCGTATGCTAGAATCGATCAAGGATCAGATGCTTAACGAGCTGGGACGCCTGCACTCGGATCGCGAGCTAAAGATCATGGATCTGATGCAGAGTATGGAGAACACGATGGGAAAGCTGCAGCACGCTGCTCAGTTCGGCCAGCGGGCTGTCGAAAAGGCCAATTCCATTGAGTTTCTGCTGCTGAAGCCCATCATCAGTGCCCAGTGCTTGAATCTCATGGAGCAGACGCCCAAGTGCGATGTCAACTATCAACTGCAGTTTGACTCGAAGCCAGAGATGTTCGAGCAATTCGCCAGGGAGATGTTTGGCAAATTTCAAACGGATCACATTGACTCTAGTCCCAAGAAGCTGGGGATGACccagcagctgcaacagcaacagcagcagcaggtgcaacagcaacaacatcagcaccagcaccaggtgcaacagcaacagcagcatcagcagcagcagcagcagcaacaacaacaggtgcagcaccaacagcagcagcaaaagcttcagttgcagcaacaacagcagcatcaacacAACTCGAACAATTTGATTGTCGGCCATCGGGGCAGCTCCTCTGTCCAAGGGCGCCTGACCTCAGCTGTATTCAGCCCCATCTCGCTGCCCTCCTCGCTGCAGAGTTCCTTCGATGGCGACACCAACTCGGTGATGACCAATTTCTCCATGATGGACTCGCCGCCGCAGCCATCATCGCAACAGCAATTGCCATCTGCCCAGCAGCAgtctcagcagcagcaacagcagcagcagcagcaacaggcggCGGTGGTACTGCAGCaggtgcaacagcagcagaagcaccagcaacaccaagtgcagcagcagcaacagcaacagggGCTGCACCAGCCAACATCGGCCCAGTCCATGCCGCAGCAGTTGGGGCAGCTCGTTGCACCGCAGGGAATTGTCCAGCAGGCTGGACATGTCAATCTCAACGCTGGTCCCGGCCCGAATATATCCATCAATGGCCTGGGCGCCGGTGGTCCGCCACCTAGTTTTAGCATGCTGGAGTACAACATCTCACGACTGGCCAGCTTGACGGAAACAATGCCAGATACCCTCAACGATGCACTGGCTgttggaggaggagcagccggACCTGTTCCGAATGTTGTGGCCCAAGTGCCGGGTGGTTCGGCCGTGACTGGTGGAGCCGTTGTGGGAGCATCGCATGCGCATCAACAGCAATCGCAGGCCGTAATGCCGGCATCGGCGGTCACTCCCACGCAGCCAATTACTTTGGCTGACATCCTATCGGGCGACCAGCGGGCGCTTAACAATCTCCAGGCGCTGGCCAAGCTGGGACTCAACAACAATG ATTTCTGCATGCCACCGGCCACATCGCCCAGCCTGCAGTCCCTCAATCCAATCGTTGGTGGCGTGGAGGACATGGGACTCAATAACTTCCATGCCGTGGCTGCGCCGGGCACCACCAGTGTGGTCACCGGCCGGAACAAGGCCACTCCGATGCAGATTCGTTGCAAATTCGGTTCACTGGGCACCGCCAAGGGCCAGTTTAATTCACCCCATGGATTTTGCCTGGGCGTCGACGAGGAGATCATCGTGGCGGACACGAACAACCATCGCATCGAGGTCTTCGACAAGATGGGTGCCCTTAAGTTCCAGTTCGGTGTGGCCGGCAAGGAGGAGGGCCAGCTCTGGTATCCGCGCAAGGTGGCCGTGATGCATAACAATGGCAAATTTGTGGTCTGCGATCGTGGAAACGAGCGTTCTCGCATGCAAATCTTCTCCAAGTGCGGACACTTTATGCGCAAGATAGCTATCag ATACATTGATATCGTCGCTGGCTTGGCTGTCACAGCAAAGGGTCACATCGTGGCTGTGGATAGCGTGTCGCCCACCGTCTTTGTGATCTCCGAGGAGGGCGAATTGGTACGCTGGTTCGACTGCAGCGACTATATGCGCGAGCCCTCCGACATCGCCATACGAG ACAACGACTTTTACGTGTGCGACTTTAAAGGCCATTGCGTGGCCGTTTTCCAGGACGACGGCACATTCCTCTATCGCATTGGCAACGAGAAGGTCACTTGCTTCCCCAATGGCATTGATATATCGAATGCCGGGGACGTGCTCATCGGCGACTCGCACGGCAATCGCTTCCACGTCGCCTGCTACTCGCGCGAGGGCGCCCTTCAGTCCGAGTTCGAGTGTCCACATGTAAAG GTCTCCCGCTGCTGCGGACTAAAAATCACATCCGAGGGCTATGTGGTTACGCTGGCAAAGAACAATCATCATGTTCTAGTCCTGAACACCCTCTATGTTCACTGA
- the LOC117148741 gene encoding E3 ubiquitin-protein ligase TRIM33 isoform X1, whose amino-acid sequence MTTVEEPVQAVDTVDPCPPGIPNLKTVLSDDASNSSVLEDIDVSNTSSSSSSSSSSSSSSGSCSGSGTDTDTGKGSSNVGSLDVTSSSSIGSETSISSTGSTAIAGPSALLDDSNSSGLGLVVDVDSNGSSQELSSHGVTELDSLEDSCSGLMIKDGDKLCKLCSLRLVMPRILSCLHVFCEDCLQSVVSKDTMAASSPNSCSSSSFDGSEHHHRLSALLIECPVCKQETPLGPKGIKALPCDYIVTNILDLSNLESEHIVCTSCKSKEEAISRCNDCANFLCNGCDNAHKYMRCFENHHVVRIEDLTKNVHDKLIIHKPVFCRQHVSENLKYYCFTCQVPTCNDCLLSDHKGSDHHYETATVAEQAVRADLEETLSDTLKKADYCNDAGSNLGSALTELQSQHDTVRQQIEDAYKSYKRMLESIKDQMLNELGRLHSDRELKIMDLMQSMENTMGKLQHAAQFGQRAVEKANSIEFLLLKPIISAQCLNLMEQTPKCDVNYQLQFDSKPEMFEQFAREMFGKFQTDHIDSSPKKLGMTQQLQQQQQQQVQQQQHQHQHQVQQQQQHQQQQQQQQQQVQHQQQQQKLQLQQQQQHQHNSNNLIVGHRGSSSVQGRLTSAVFSPISLPSSLQSSFDGDTNSVMTNFSMMDSPPQPSSQQQLPSAQQQSQQQQQQQQQQQAAVVLQQVQQQQKHQQHQVQQQQQQQGLHQPTSAQSMPQQLGQLVAPQGIVQQAGHVNLNAGPGPNISINGLGAGGPPPSFSMLEYNISRLASLTETMPDTLNDALAVGGGAAGPVPNVVAQVPGGSAVTGGAVVGASHAHQQQSQAVMPASAVTPTQPITLADILSGDQRALNNLQALAKLGLNNNDDGLLLDGSSTEIDFLSDFCMPPATSPSLQSLNPIVGGVEDMGLNNFHAVAAPGTTSVVTGRNKATPMQIRCKFGSLGTAKGQFNSPHGFCLGVDEEIIVADTNNHRIEVFDKMGALKFQFGVAGKEEGQLWYPRKVAVMHNNGKFVVCDRGNERSRMQIFSKCGHFMRKIAIRYIDIVAGLAVTAKGHIVAVDSVSPTVFVISEEGELVRWFDCSDYMREPSDIAIRDNDFYVCDFKGHCVAVFQDDGTFLYRIGNEKVTCFPNGIDISNAGDVLIGDSHGNRFHVACYSREGALQSEFECPHVKVSRCCGLKITSEGYVVTLAKNNHHVLVLNTLYVH is encoded by the exons ATGACTACTGTGGAGGAGCCTGTCCAGGCGGTTGACACGGTCGATCCGTGTCCTCCGGGGATTCCCAATCTGAAAACCGTTCTCAGCGACGATGCCTCGAACTCATCGGTGCTGGAGGACATCGATGTGAGCAACACGAGCAGCAGTAGCTCCAGTTCtagcagctccagctccagctctgGTTCCTGCTCTGGGTCGGGCACCGATACGGACACCGGCAAGGGCAGCAGTAATGTTGGCAGTCTGGATGTGACCAGCTCTTCGAGCATTGGTTCGGAGACCTCCATCTCATCGACGGGCTCCACAGCCATTGCAGGACCATCCGCTTTGCTAGACGATTCGAACTCATCCGGACTGGGCCTGGTGGTGGATGTGGATAGCAACGGGAGCAGCCAGGAGCTAAGCAGCCACGGCGTCACCGAGCTGGACTCGCTGGAGGACTCGTGCAGCGGCCTAATGATCAAGGATGGGGATAAGCTATGCAAGCTGTGCAG CTTACGCCTCGTGATGCCGCGCATCTTGTCTTGCCTGCACGTATTCTGTGAGGACTGCCTGCAGTCAGTGGTATCGAAGGACACGATGGCGGCCAGCTCGCCCAACAGCTGCTCCTCGTCTTCGTTCGATGGCAGTGAGCACCACCACCGTCTGTCCGCTCTGCTCATCGAGTGCCCCGTGTGCAAGCAGGAGACACCGCTGGGACCCAAGGGGATCAAGGCACTACCCTGCGACTATATCGTGACCAATATACTGGACCTCTCCAATTTGGAGTCTGAGCACATTGTGTGCACGTCGTGCAAGAGCAAAGAGGAGGCCATTTCGCGTTGCAACGACTGCGCCAACTTTCTGTGCAATGGCTGCGATAACGCCCATAAGTATATGCGTTGCTTCGAAAATCACCATGTTGTGCGCATCGAGGATCTAACCAAGAACGTCCACGACAAGCTGATCATACACAAGCCAGTGTTCTGCCGCCAGCACGTAAGCGAGAATCTCAAGTACTATTGCTTCACCTGCCAGGTGCCCACGTGCAATGATTGCCTGCTGAGCGATCACAAGGGCAGCGACCATCATTATGAGACGGCCACGGTGGCGGAGCAGGCGGTGCGAGCCGATCTCGAGGAAACTCTGAGTGATACGCTCAAGAAGGCCGACTACTGCAACGATGCGGGTAGCAATCTGGGCAGTGCCCTCACCGAACTCCAGTCACAGCACGATACTGTGCGGCAGCAAATCGAGGATGCCTACAAGTCCTACAAGCGTATGCTAGAATCGATCAAGGATCAGATGCTTAACGAGCTGGGACGCCTGCACTCGGATCGCGAGCTAAAGATCATGGATCTGATGCAGAGTATGGAGAACACGATGGGAAAGCTGCAGCACGCTGCTCAGTTCGGCCAGCGGGCTGTCGAAAAGGCCAATTCCATTGAGTTTCTGCTGCTGAAGCCCATCATCAGTGCCCAGTGCTTGAATCTCATGGAGCAGACGCCCAAGTGCGATGTCAACTATCAACTGCAGTTTGACTCGAAGCCAGAGATGTTCGAGCAATTCGCCAGGGAGATGTTTGGCAAATTTCAAACGGATCACATTGACTCTAGTCCCAAGAAGCTGGGGATGACccagcagctgcaacagcaacagcagcagcaggtgcaacagcaacaacatcagcaccagcaccaggtgcaacagcaacagcagcatcagcagcagcagcagcagcaacaacaacaggtgcagcaccaacagcagcagcaaaagcttcagttgcagcaacaacagcagcatcaacacAACTCGAACAATTTGATTGTCGGCCATCGGGGCAGCTCCTCTGTCCAAGGGCGCCTGACCTCAGCTGTATTCAGCCCCATCTCGCTGCCCTCCTCGCTGCAGAGTTCCTTCGATGGCGACACCAACTCGGTGATGACCAATTTCTCCATGATGGACTCGCCGCCGCAGCCATCATCGCAACAGCAATTGCCATCTGCCCAGCAGCAgtctcagcagcagcaacagcagcagcagcagcaacaggcggCGGTGGTACTGCAGCaggtgcaacagcagcagaagcaccagcaacaccaagtgcagcagcagcaacagcaacagggGCTGCACCAGCCAACATCGGCCCAGTCCATGCCGCAGCAGTTGGGGCAGCTCGTTGCACCGCAGGGAATTGTCCAGCAGGCTGGACATGTCAATCTCAACGCTGGTCCCGGCCCGAATATATCCATCAATGGCCTGGGCGCCGGTGGTCCGCCACCTAGTTTTAGCATGCTGGAGTACAACATCTCACGACTGGCCAGCTTGACGGAAACAATGCCAGATACCCTCAACGATGCACTGGCTgttggaggaggagcagccggACCTGTTCCGAATGTTGTGGCCCAAGTGCCGGGTGGTTCGGCCGTGACTGGTGGAGCCGTTGTGGGAGCATCGCATGCGCATCAACAGCAATCGCAGGCCGTAATGCCGGCATCGGCGGTCACTCCCACGCAGCCAATTACTTTGGCTGACATCCTATCGGGCGACCAGCGGGCGCTTAACAATCTCCAGGCGCTGGCCAAGCTGGGACTCAACAACAATG ATGATGGGCTTTTGTTAGACGGATCCTCAAcggaaattgattttttatcAGATTTCTGCATGCCACCGGCCACATCGCCCAGCCTGCAGTCCCTCAATCCAATCGTTGGTGGCGTGGAGGACATGGGACTCAATAACTTCCATGCCGTGGCTGCGCCGGGCACCACCAGTGTGGTCACCGGCCGGAACAAGGCCACTCCGATGCAGATTCGTTGCAAATTCGGTTCACTGGGCACCGCCAAGGGCCAGTTTAATTCACCCCATGGATTTTGCCTGGGCGTCGACGAGGAGATCATCGTGGCGGACACGAACAACCATCGCATCGAGGTCTTCGACAAGATGGGTGCCCTTAAGTTCCAGTTCGGTGTGGCCGGCAAGGAGGAGGGCCAGCTCTGGTATCCGCGCAAGGTGGCCGTGATGCATAACAATGGCAAATTTGTGGTCTGCGATCGTGGAAACGAGCGTTCTCGCATGCAAATCTTCTCCAAGTGCGGACACTTTATGCGCAAGATAGCTATCag ATACATTGATATCGTCGCTGGCTTGGCTGTCACAGCAAAGGGTCACATCGTGGCTGTGGATAGCGTGTCGCCCACCGTCTTTGTGATCTCCGAGGAGGGCGAATTGGTACGCTGGTTCGACTGCAGCGACTATATGCGCGAGCCCTCCGACATCGCCATACGAG ACAACGACTTTTACGTGTGCGACTTTAAAGGCCATTGCGTGGCCGTTTTCCAGGACGACGGCACATTCCTCTATCGCATTGGCAACGAGAAGGTCACTTGCTTCCCCAATGGCATTGATATATCGAATGCCGGGGACGTGCTCATCGGCGACTCGCACGGCAATCGCTTCCACGTCGCCTGCTACTCGCGCGAGGGCGCCCTTCAGTCCGAGTTCGAGTGTCCACATGTAAAG GTCTCCCGCTGCTGCGGACTAAAAATCACATCCGAGGGCTATGTGGTTACGCTGGCAAAGAACAATCATCATGTTCTAGTCCTGAACACCCTCTATGTTCACTGA
- the LOC117148307 gene encoding uncharacterized protein LOC117148307, whose amino-acid sequence MRSIILVLAFALAAVSALQLEEPVEQDVSLQELAKQLGLELNLDFDLDLGYNLEDELPEEGIVDVDEFAILDRMLRLLIAESKALAKEIILLTERQLLKIFLWPIRELEKLAEDVERRALDAGECAINVTSSSADMVASTTLDFLGCARDAAVTSINLVLDTKKAVLQLTLDGYQLYQLRRECKSHKATSIRKKTCKAIFTAKGVMYVANGQASLRHLIRLRKSVPAVATDATSCTNKSTENAIHGFDELNAAIDACAANFK is encoded by the exons GTATTATTTTGGTGTTGGCATTCGCCTTGGCGGCT GTCTCAGCCTTGCAGCTGGAGGAGCCGGTTGAACAGGATGTTTCTCTGCAGGAATTGGCCAAGCAGCTGGGACTCGAACTGAACCTGGACTTCGACCTGGACCTGGGATACAACTTAGAGGACGAGCTGCCCGAGGAGGGCATCGTGGATGTGGACGAGTTCGCCATCCTGGACCGCATGTTGCGCTTGCTCATCGCCGAATCGAAGGCTCTGGCCAAGGAGATCATCCTGCTGACGGAGCGCCAGCTGCTGAAAATCTTCCTATGGCCCATTAGGGAGCTGGAGAAGCTGGCGGAGGACGTGGAGAGGCGGGCATTGGACGCGGGCGAGTGTGCCATCAATGTGACCAGCAGTTCGGCCGATATGGTGGCGTCCACCACACTGGACTTCCTGGGCTGCGCACGCGATGCCGCTGTCACGTCGATCAATCTGGTGCTGGACACCAAGAAGGCGGTGCTCCAACTGACCCTCGATGGCTATCAGCTGTATCAGCTGAGAAGGGAATGCAAGAGCCACAAGGCCACCAGCATTCGAAAGAAGACATGCAAGGCCATATTCACCGCCAAGGGCGTCATGTACGTCGCCAATGGACAGGCCTCGCTGCGCCACCTGATCAGACTGCGCAAGAGCGTTCCCGCCGTGGCCACCGATGCGACCAGCTGCACCAACAAGTCCACCGAGAACGCCATCCACGGATTCGACGAGCTCAACGCCGCCATCGATGCCTGTGCCGCCAATTTTAAGTGA
- the LOC117146955 gene encoding zinc finger protein ZPR1: MSTVSAASSNNDTSPPESAGNVRPEPIFREINAEQTEEIVEIESACMNCFETGVTRLLPTKIPFFREVVLMSFKCDHCGHINNEMQSASEIQKSGIRIELVVQSVADLNRRVVRSDNSSISIPEVELEIPVQSQKGEVTTVEGIIERTIAGLSQDQEKRRIDHPETAASIERYIERLHRLKEVTTPFHLLLEDISGNSFVENPLAPAADPQLKTSYFTRSQQQNEQLGLYEQNHEDQHLLKPIAEDSWPIENLHGEVLQFPTNCPSCQAPCETNMKLTNIPHFKEVVIMATVCGACGHKTNEVKSGGGVEAQGVRFRVQIASKEDLTRDVLKSETCSLSIPELDLEVGPHALCGRFTTVEGLLVAMRDQLDGTLFHDSADVATKQQMQRFLDTFEDVMNLKRVITLVLEDPAGNTYVQSLSDDDSEPDDKLTVERYDRSYEDNEDLGLNDMKTEGYEQKA; encoded by the exons ATGTCCACCGTGAGCGCCGCCAGTAGTAACAATGACACCAGTCCGCCGGAGAGCGCGGGGAACGTTCGGCCGGAGCCCATTTTCCGGGAGATCAATGCGGAGCAGACCGAAGAGATTGTGGAGATCGAGTCCGCCTGCATGAACTGCTTCGAAACGGGAGTAACTCGGCTGCTGCCCACCAAGATACCCTTTTTCCGCGAGGTAGTGCTTATGTCCTTCAAGTGCGACCACTGCGGCCACATCAACAACGAGATGCAGTCGGCATCGGAGATCCAAAAGTCCGGCATTCGCATCGAACTGGTGGTGCAATCCGTGGCCGATCTCAATAGGCGCGTGGTGCGCTCGGATAACTCCAGCATCAGCATACCGGAGGTGGAACTGGAGATTCCGGTGCAGTCGCAGAAGGGCGAGGTGACCACTGTCGAAGGCATCATCGAACGGACAATAGCCGGCTTGTCGCAGGATCAGGAGAAACGGCGCATCGATCATCCGGAGACAGCTGCTTCAATTGAAAGGTACATCGAGCGATTGCACCGCTTAAAGGAGGTGACAACGCCCTTTCACCTGCTCCTCGAGGACATATCCGGCAATAGTTTCGTCGAGAATCCGCTGGCACCTGCCGCCGATCCGCAGCTAAAGACTTCGTACTTCACACGCAGCCAGCAGCAGAACGAGCAATTGG GCCTGTACGAGCAGAATCACGAGGATCAGCACCTGCTGAAGCCCATTGCCGAGGACTCGTGGCCCATTGAGAATCTGCACGGCGAGGTGCTCCAGTTCCCCACCAATTGTCCCAGCTGCCAGGCGCCCTGCGAGACGAACATGAAGCTGACAAACATACCGCACTTCAAGGAGGTGGTGATCATGGCAACCGTTTGCGGTGCCTGTGGCCACAAGACGAACGAAGTGAAGTCCGGCGGCGGAGTGGAGGCGCAGGGTGTACGCTTCCGCGTCCAGATTGCCAGCAAGGAGGATCTGACGCGCGATGTCCTCAAGTCGGAGACGTGCAGCTTGTCCATCCCAGAGCTGGACCTCGAGGTGGGTCCGCATGCCCTGTGCGGGCGATTCACTACCGTGGAGGGTCTGCTGGTGGCCATGCGGGATCAGTTGGACGGCACGCTCTTCCACGACTCCGCCGACGTCGCGACCAAGCAGCAGATGCAGCGATTTCTTGACACCTTCGAGGATGTCATGAATCTGAAGCGAGTCATTACGCTGGTGCTGGAGGATCCAGCCGGAAATACCTATGTGCAATCACTGAGCGATGACGACTCGGAGCCGGATGACAAGCTCACTGTGGAGCGGTACGATCGCTCCTACGAGGACAACGAGGATCTGGGCCTCAATGACATGAAGACCGAGGGCTACGAGCAGAAGGCGTGA